The proteins below are encoded in one region of Catharus ustulatus isolate bCatUst1 chromosome 21, bCatUst1.pri.v2, whole genome shotgun sequence:
- the LOC117005827 gene encoding translation initiation factor IF-2-like has product MSGPRPLRSPVRAPRCSWPDGGSWLLPCPGRTLQLAPLRSPARQRPTPVSRKKPLAGAFEEPEPRAAGTADSCLAPALARTPAAAPRAASLPAVHGALYASRSRALPRPGLQTRSSDRAPGGGTAVRCFHVPGPLPGRRRAGQRQDPAALAR; this is encoded by the exons ATGAGCGGGCCCCGGCCGCTCCGCTCCCCGGTCCGCGCCCCGCGCTGCTCCTGGCCCGACGGCGGCTCTTGGCTCCTGCCCTGTCCGGG TCGGACTCTACAACTCGCACCCCTGAGGAGCCCCGCTCGCCAGCGGCCGACGCCGGTGTCCAGAAAAAAGCCCTTGGCGGGAGCGTTCGAGGAGCCGGAGCCCCGGGCTGCCGGCACGGCGGACAGCTGCCTGGCTCCGGCACTGGCACGGACACCGGCGGCCGCCCCTCGGGCGGCCTCGCTGCCGGCTGTCCACGGAGCTCTCTATGCTTCCCGCAGCAGGGCGCTCCCCAGACCGGGTCTGCAAACCCGCAGCTCCGACCGAGCCCCCGGCGGCGGCACCGCCGTCCGGTGCTTCCACGTCCCCGGACCTCTCCCCGGCCGCCGACGTGCGGGGCAGCGGCAGGACCCGGCCGCGTTGGCTCGGTAG